A single region of the Eleginops maclovinus isolate JMC-PN-2008 ecotype Puerto Natales chromosome 4, JC_Emac_rtc_rv5, whole genome shotgun sequence genome encodes:
- the srgn gene encoding serglycin, whose product MKLILFFVISCLALHNGNGAPRTAVYKFVKCNPEGDQANCVTQRGPEMSWTPELPNKLPAANAQDLEAEPEEDESPPSEEDVEIVTEENVEGSMTSEEGESPVWIEDGSGAFEGSATEDMLMADLVAVESDTGSGESWAEKGEDLNKGKRDMRQLFPSRSLVGEAKPAEQELTEDHLLQL is encoded by the exons ATGAAACTGATCCTGTTCTTCGTTATCTCCTGCCTCGCCTTACATAACGGAAACG gAGCACCCAGAACTGCAGTGTATAAGTTTGTGAAATGTAACCCAGAGGGCGACCAGGCCAACTGTGTGACCCAACGGGGTCCAGAAATGTCCTGGACTCCAGAACTACCCAACAAACTGCCTGCTGCAAATGCACAGGATCT cGAGGCAGAGCCTGAGGAGGATGAGAGTCCACCAAGTGAGGAGGATGTGGAGATAGTGACGGAAGAAAATGTGGAAGGGTCGATGACTTCTGAAGAAGGGGAGTCCCCTGTGTGGATCGAGGATGGCTCTGGAGCTTTTGAGGGTTCTGCAACTGAAGATATGCTGATGGCAGACCTGGTGGCTGTTGAGAGTGACACAGGCTCCGGGGAGTCATGGGCAGAGAAGGGCGAGGATCTTAACAAAG GGAAGAGGGACATGAGGCAGCTGTTCCCTAGCAGGTCTCTGGTTGGTGAGGCAAAACCAGCAGAGCAGGAGCTGACTGAGGACCACCTTCTGCAGCTCTAG
- the supv3l1 gene encoding ATP-dependent RNA helicase SUPV3L1, mitochondrial: MSANRCLHLFSRLQRHIIPRAARCHASSGSVLLHRQHQDGSVVCSRKVSSDSFSSKPPDTSLFVPVSLKADTSEDGGVGVELTQPLDRTELLKVLNRFYKKKEMQKLAADNGLDARLFHQAFISFRKYVLEMLSLPADLHIILSDICSGAGHVDDIYPYFMRHAKQIFPMLDCMDDLRKISDLRVPANWYPDARAIQRKVIFHAGPTNSGKTYQAIQRYLTAKSGVYCGPLKLLAHEIFEKSNNEGVPCDLVTGEERIFMDTDGRASAHVACTIEMCSVTTPYEVAVIDEIQMIRDRSRGWAWTRALLGLCAEEIHVCGEPAAINFIRELMFTTGEEVEVNTYNRLTPFEILDHAVESLDNLSPGDCIVCFSKNDIYSISRQIEARGLECAVIYGSLPPGTKLSQARKFNDPDDPCKILVATDAIGMGLNLSIKRIIFNSLIKPNVNEKGEKQMDTISTSQALQISGRAGRYSSKFKEGQVTTMHRDDLPVLKEILSQAVEPIETAGLHPTAEQIEMFAYHLPDASLSNLVDIFVSLSQVGGMYFVCNIDDFKFLADMIQHIPLNLRSRYVFCTAPINKKQPFVCTSFLKFARQFSRDEPLTYNWVCRHVSWPLSPPKNIKDLIHLEAVHDVFDLYLWLSYRFMDMFPDTAMVRESQQELDDIIQQGVRNITRLIRATDSTITASPQTTGGRRGQTGASSGSASAGNVTNKRAERGQRGSGEEVIDSSLASRLVRDGLLTPDLLRQLQREWSKKTKQEFPNRSALNTDHIDNSRGKTKRKK; the protein is encoded by the exons ATGTCAGCTAACCGGTGTTTGCACTTGTTTTCTCGGCTTCAGCGCCACATTATCCCACGGGCTGCCCGCTGTCATGCGTCTTCTGGGTCTGTTTTGTTGCACAGACAACACCAGGATGGCTCTGTGGTTTGCAGCAGAAAAGTTTCATCAGACAGCTTTTCTTCAAAACCGCCAGACACCTCTCTGTTTGTCCCTGTCTCTCTGAAGGCTGACACCTCGGAAGATGGGGGTGTGGGGGTGGAGCTGACACAGCCCCTCGATAGAA CTGAACTGCTGAAAGTTCTGAACCGGTTTTATAAGAAGAAGGAAATGCAGAAGCTGGCTGCAGACAATGGCCTTGATG CTCGTCTGTTCCACCAGGCCTTCATAAGCTTCAGGAAGTATGTTCTGGAAATGCTGTCCCTTCCCGCCGATCTGCACATCATTCTCAGTGACATCTGCTCTGGAGCAG GTCATGTAGATGACATCTATCCATACTTTATGCGTCATGCCAAGCAAATCTTTCCTATGCTGGACTGTATGGACGACCTGAGGAAGATCTCAGACCTCAGAGTTCCTGCCAACTG GTACCCTGATGCTCGTGCCATCCAGAGGAAAGTGATTTTCCATGCTGGTCCCACTAACAGCGGTAAAACCTACCAGGCCATCCAGCGCTACCTGACTGCAAAGTCTGGAGTTTACTGCGGCCCCCTGAAACTACTGGCCCACGAGATCTTTGAAAAGAGCAACAATGAA ggtGTGCCTTGTGACCTGGTCACTGGAGAGGAAAGGATCTTCATGGACACAGATGGTCGAGCATCTGCTCACGTAGCCTGTACCATTGAGATGTGCAGTGTCACCACACCTT ATGAGGTTGCTGTAATTGATGAAATTCAGATGATCAGAGATCGTTCCAGAGGCTGGGCCTGGACCAGAGCACTGCTGG GTCTCTGTGCAGAAGAGATCCATGTGTGTGGGGAACCTGCAGCCATAAACTTTATCAGAGAGCTGATGTTCACCActggagaggaggtggag GTCAACACCTACAATCGTTTAACTCCATTCGAAATCTTGGATCATGCTGTGGAGTCATTAGACAACTTGAGTCCAGGAGACTGCATTGTCTGCTTCAGTAAAAATGACATCTACTCCATAAGCAGACAGATTGAGGCCAGAGGACTGGAGTGTGCTGTCATTTATGGGAGCTTGCCTCCAG GCACCAAGCTGTCACAGGCCAGGAAGTTCAATGACCCTGATGACCCCTGCAAGATACTGGTTGCTACAGATGCTATTGGCATGGGCCTTAACCT GAGTATAAAACGTATCATCTTCAACAGTCTAATAAAGCCTAATGTGAACGAGAAAGGGGAGAAACAGATGGACACCATCAGCACGTCTCAGGCCCTGCAGATATCTGGACGCGCAGGGAG ATACTCCTCCAAGTTTAAAGAGGGACAAGTTACCACCATGCACAGAGACGACCTGCCTGTTCTGAAAGAAATACTCAGCCAAGCTGTAGAGCCTATAGAG ACTGCAGGTCTGCATCCTACAGCAGAGCAGATAGAAATGTTTGCGTATCATCTGCCTGATGCTTCCCTGTCCAACCTCGTC GACATTTTTGTCAGCCTGTCTCAGGTGGGCGGGATGTATTTTGTCTGCAACATTGACGACTTCAAGTTCCTGGCTGATATGATTCAGCACATCCCACTAAACCTGAGGTCCCGCTACGTCTTCTGCACTGCTCCCATCAACAAGAAACAACCTTTTGTTTGCACCTCCTTCCTAAAG tTTGCCCGTCAGTTCAGTCGGGACGAGCCGCTGACGTACAACTGGGTCTGTCGTCACGTCAGCTGGCCTCTGTCTCCACCCAAAAACATAAAAGACCTCATTCACCTGGAAGCTGTTCACGATGTTTTCGATCTGTACCTCTGGTTAAG CTACCGTTTCATGGACATGTTTCCAGACACAGCAATGGTTCGGGAATCCCAGCAGGAGCTTGATGACATCATTCAACAGGGCGTCCGAAACATCACCCGTCTCATCCGAGCCACCGACTCCACCATCACTGCCTCCCCGCAGACAACGGGCGGCAGGCGGGGACAAACAGGCGCTAGTAGTGGAAGTGCCAGCGCTGGTAATGTGACCAATAAAAGAGCTGAAAGGGGACAAAGAGGCTCTGGGGAAGAAGTGATTGACAGCTCTCTGGCTAGTCGTCTGGTGAGAGACGGGCTGTTGACTCCTGATTTGCTCCGGCAGCTGCAGAGGGAGTggtcaaaaaaaacaaaacaggaattCCCAAATCGCAGCGCACTCAATACAGATCACATTGATAACAGCAGGGGGAAAACTAAGAGGAAGAAGTAG
- the vps26a gene encoding vacuolar protein sorting-associated protein 26A → MSFLGGLFGPVCEIDVLLNDAENRKTAELKTEEGKVEKHYLFYDGESVSGKVNLNVKQGGKRLEHQGIRIEFVGQIELFSDKSNTHEFVDLVKELALPGELNQNRSYDFEFMQVEKPYESYTGANVRLRYFLRVTIVRRLSDLVKEYELIVHQLATYPDVNNSIKMEVGIEDCLHIEFEYNKSKYHLKDVIVGKIYFLLVRIKIQHMELQLIKKEITGIGPSTTTETETVAKYEIMDGAPVKGESIPIRLFLAGYDLTPTMRDVNKKFSVRYFLNLVLVDEEDRRYFKQQEIVLWRKAPEKIRKKNFQRYESPEPRTQPVSAEQPEM, encoded by the exons ATG agTTTCCTAGGAGGTTTGTTTGGGCCGGTGTGTGAGATAGACGTCCTGCTGAACGATgcagagaacagaaaaacagctgAGTTGAAGACAGAAGAAGGGAAAGTTGAGAAACACTACCTGTTCTACGACGGAGAGTCTGTGTCTGGCAAG GTGAATCTAAATGTTAAGCAGGGAGGAAAACGTCTGGAGCATCAAGGCATCCGCATCGAGTTTGTTGGACAGATAG AGCTGTTCTCTGATAAGAGCAACACCCATGAGTTTGTGGACTTGGTGAAAGAGTTGGCTCTACCCGGAGAGCTCAACCAGAACAGGAGCTACGACTTTGAGTTCATGCAGGTGGAGAAGCCGTATGAGTCCTATACTGGAGCCAATGTCCGGCTAAG GTATTTCCTCAGAGTGACAATAGTCCGTCGTCTGTCAGATTTAGTGAAGGAATACGAGCTGATTGTCCACCAGTTGGCCACATACCCAGATGTCAACAACTCGATCAAGATGGAGGTCGGCATAGAAGACTGTCTGCACATTGAGTTTGAATACAATAAATCCAA ATACCACCTTAAGGACGTGATTGTTGGGAAGATCTACTTTCTGCTGGTCAGGATCAAGATCCAACACATGGAGCTACAGCTCATCAAGAAGGAGATAACAGGCATAG GTCCCAGTACAACCACAGAGACGGAGACTGTTGCAAAGTATGAAATCATGGATGGGGCTCCAGTTAAAGGAGAATCAATTCCCATTAGACTGTTTCTGGCAG GATATGACCTGACACCTACCATGAGGGATGTCAACAAGAAGTTCTCTGTACGCTACTTCCTCAATCTGGTGCTAGTGGATGAAGAGGACAGAAGATACTTTAAACAGCAG GAGATTGTTTTGTGGAGAAAAGCTCCAGAGAAGATTAGGAAAAAAAACTTCCAGCGCTACGAGTCACCTGAGCCCCGCACCCAGCCAGTTAGCGCGGAGCAGCCGGAGATGTGA